From a region of the Acidobacteriota bacterium genome:
- a CDS encoding CsbD family protein, with translation MLASRERNMEFTMPNNDELKGKFDQVKGQVKQEVGKATGNADLRDEGVADEAGGEVREGYGTAKRKVGEAIKDVGDAIKK, from the coding sequence ATGTTGGCATCCCGCGAGCGCAACATGGAGTTTACGATGCCAAACAACGATGAATTGAAGGGCAAGTTCGATCAGGTCAAGGGCCAGGTCAAGCAAGAGGTTGGTAAGGCCACTGGCAACGCCGACCTGCGCGATGAGGGAGTCGCAGACGAGGCGGGCGGTGAAGTGCGTGAAGGATACGGCACGGCCAAGCGCAAGGTCGGCGAAGCCATCAAAGACGTCGGCGACGCCATCAAGAAGTAA
- a CDS encoding phosphoenolpyruvate carboxylase produces MAQHSDTRPLWGHEDPASRLAELVATDVELKVAPLRRDVRLLGTLLGHVIREQAGARVFDAVEALRTLAIRHRERAADASETDATGVALMQEADQLVSALPVDEAYSLTRAFAIYFDLTNLAETAHRRRRRRASRLRTGETPQAGTPAGTLRRLRDAGLDADTVIDRLREVEVVPVFTAHPTEVSRRTVLFKHRRIAAALDALDRVPLTDAEAAAQEAIIVAEVTALWQTDDVRRRRPSVIDEVRMGLDYYADVLIDTIPVVYAELGSAFADAYGEAPAMDALPRVVRFGSWIGGDGDGNPHVTPDVTRAALRMARETILDAYRGRLEALVERLSASTLRVPVSEALQQRLAEYSRTIPSLDPMPDSRSDTEVYRRLLGYMGWRLGAVRHQPGADHGYPDAAAFARDLQIIRDSLRAHGGARVAAQLVDPLLQQVDTFGFHLHALDLRQHARVHARARADLDGATDPPGLPAAPSADTRALLDHLRGIGALKREYPPQAIRSYVISGAQGVDDVLTLVRLLETSGVQVAARDDDPGVMPVPLFESIADLRAAPGICRNLWTRPDYARLLTSWGGRQEVMLGYSDSNKDGGMLTSTWEIYRAHQALHEVARDCGVRLCLFHGRGGTVGRGGGPTHRAITSQPPGAFAGAIKITEQGEVLNWKYSDPVLAERNLSLMVAAALDARVNLRPPAPADQARWHAAMAALSDDAYAYYRAEIAEHPDTLPYFEQATPVAELEHARIGSRPARRGETRGLDDLRAIPWVFGWMQSRHVLPAWFGVGHALNRFAGRGTEPAALLREMMQAFPFFQDLVRNVEIGLAKADLPIAARYAALVTDAALRDRVFGRLAGEFARTRRLVLQVTGQSELLEKNPVLARSIRLRNPYVDPLSLIQVTLLGRARAGERNEALDYALASTINGISAGLRNTG; encoded by the coding sequence ATGGCACAGCACTCCGACACCCGCCCGCTCTGGGGACACGAGGATCCGGCGTCTCGCCTGGCCGAACTCGTCGCCACCGACGTCGAGTTGAAGGTCGCCCCGCTTCGCCGCGACGTGCGTCTGCTGGGCACGTTGCTCGGCCACGTGATCAGGGAGCAGGCCGGCGCGCGGGTGTTCGACGCGGTCGAGGCGCTGCGGACGCTCGCGATCCGGCATCGTGAGCGCGCGGCGGACGCCAGCGAGACGGACGCCACCGGCGTCGCGTTGATGCAGGAGGCCGATCAGCTGGTCAGCGCACTCCCGGTGGACGAAGCCTACAGTCTGACGCGCGCCTTCGCCATTTACTTCGATCTCACGAACCTCGCGGAAACGGCTCATCGCCGTCGGCGCCGCCGGGCCTCGCGGCTGCGGACCGGCGAGACGCCACAAGCCGGCACCCCGGCCGGCACGCTGCGGCGCCTGCGTGACGCGGGGCTCGACGCCGACACGGTGATCGATCGGCTGCGCGAGGTCGAGGTGGTGCCGGTCTTTACCGCCCATCCCACGGAGGTGTCGCGCCGGACGGTCCTGTTCAAGCACCGCCGGATCGCCGCGGCGCTCGATGCGCTCGACCGGGTGCCGCTGACCGACGCCGAGGCGGCCGCGCAGGAAGCCATCATCGTGGCCGAGGTCACCGCGCTGTGGCAGACCGACGACGTGCGACGCCGCCGGCCGTCGGTGATCGACGAGGTGCGAATGGGCCTCGACTACTACGCCGATGTGCTGATCGACACCATCCCCGTCGTGTATGCCGAACTGGGCTCGGCGTTCGCGGACGCGTACGGCGAGGCGCCGGCCATGGACGCGTTGCCACGCGTCGTGCGATTCGGCTCCTGGATTGGCGGCGACGGCGACGGCAATCCGCACGTGACCCCGGACGTCACGCGCGCGGCCCTGCGGATGGCGCGCGAGACCATCCTCGATGCCTACCGCGGCCGGCTGGAAGCGCTCGTTGAACGGCTCAGTGCCTCGACGCTGCGGGTGCCCGTGTCGGAGGCGCTGCAGCAACGTCTCGCGGAGTACTCGCGGACGATCCCTTCGCTCGACCCGATGCCCGACAGCCGGTCGGACACTGAAGTGTACCGGCGTCTGCTCGGTTACATGGGCTGGCGGCTAGGCGCGGTGCGCCATCAGCCCGGTGCGGACCACGGCTATCCCGACGCGGCCGCGTTCGCGCGCGACCTGCAGATTATCCGCGACAGCCTGCGGGCACATGGCGGCGCACGCGTGGCGGCCCAGCTGGTCGACCCGCTCCTGCAGCAGGTTGACACGTTCGGCTTCCACCTCCACGCGCTCGACCTGCGCCAGCACGCGCGCGTGCATGCGCGGGCGCGCGCCGACCTCGACGGCGCCACCGATCCCCCGGGGCTGCCGGCAGCGCCCTCCGCCGACACGCGGGCGCTCCTCGACCACCTCCGAGGCATCGGCGCCCTCAAGCGCGAGTATCCCCCGCAGGCGATTCGGAGCTACGTCATCAGCGGCGCCCAGGGTGTGGATGATGTGCTCACGCTGGTGCGGCTCCTCGAGACCAGCGGCGTCCAGGTGGCCGCGCGGGACGATGACCCCGGCGTCATGCCGGTCCCCCTGTTCGAGTCGATCGCGGACCTGCGGGCCGCGCCCGGGATTTGCCGCAACTTGTGGACCCGCCCCGACTACGCGCGGCTGCTCACGTCCTGGGGCGGCCGGCAGGAGGTGATGCTCGGGTACTCCGACTCCAACAAGGATGGCGGGATGCTGACGAGCACGTGGGAGATCTATCGCGCACACCAGGCGCTGCACGAGGTCGCCCGCGACTGCGGCGTCCGGCTCTGCCTGTTCCATGGCCGGGGCGGCACGGTCGGCCGCGGCGGCGGGCCGACGCACCGCGCCATCACGTCGCAGCCGCCGGGCGCCTTCGCTGGCGCGATCAAGATCACCGAGCAAGGCGAGGTCCTCAACTGGAAGTACTCGGACCCGGTGCTGGCCGAGCGCAACCTGTCGCTGATGGTGGCGGCCGCACTCGATGCCCGCGTCAACCTGCGCCCCCCCGCCCCCGCCGATCAGGCCCGCTGGCACGCGGCGATGGCGGCGCTCTCCGACGATGCCTACGCGTACTATCGCGCCGAGATCGCGGAGCATCCCGACACGCTCCCCTACTTCGAGCAGGCCACCCCGGTCGCCGAACTCGAGCACGCGCGCATCGGGTCGCGGCCGGCGCGGCGCGGCGAGACGCGCGGCCTCGACGACCTGCGCGCGATCCCCTGGGTCTTCGGCTGGATGCAGAGCCGTCACGTGCTCCCCGCCTGGTTCGGCGTGGGTCACGCCCTCAATCGCTTCGCAGGACGCGGCACTGAACCGGCCGCGTTGCTGCGCGAGATGATGCAGGCGTTCCCGTTCTTCCAGGACCTCGTCCGCAACGTCGAGATCGGCCTCGCCAAGGCGGACCTCCCGATTGCGGCGCGCTATGCCGCGCTCGTCACCGACGCGGCCCTGCGCGACCGCGTCTTCGGGCGGCTGGCCGGCGAATTCGCCCGCACCCGGCGCCTCGTCCTGCAGGTGACGGGACAGTCGGAGCTGCTCGAAAAGAATCCCGTGCTGGCACGATCGATCCGGCTTCGCAACCCGTACGTGGATCCGCTGAGCCTCATCCAGGTGACGCTCCTCGGCCGGGCCCGTGCCGGCGAACGCAACGAAGCCCTCGACTACGCGCTGGCCTCGACGATCAACGGCATCTCGGCGGGCCTGCGCAACACCGGCTGA
- a CDS encoding polysaccharide deacetylase family protein translates to MPLLIVLLVGAAVLAHAAPFPFLLEAFRPSRSVWHVPPTPGAPPTIYLTFDDGPNPVWTPPLLDALREQGAHATFFLIDDHITPETAAIVKRIADEGHAIGLHSGTRAQMIEDPEALAAWLDDRADRIEAIAGEPPCRLFRPHAGWRSGTMYEGLEDAGFTLAGWSWGMWDWDWWREPSGDHVARKIVKKASPGDIVVIHDGHHKNPRAERRHAGETVTRLAPLLRQKGFRFGTLCDPASSRTAE, encoded by the coding sequence ATGCCTCTGCTGATCGTGCTCTTGGTCGGCGCGGCGGTCCTGGCGCATGCCGCGCCGTTTCCCTTCCTGCTCGAGGCCTTTCGTCCGTCGCGTTCAGTCTGGCATGTCCCACCCACACCAGGCGCACCGCCCACGATCTACCTGACCTTCGACGATGGGCCGAATCCGGTGTGGACGCCCCCGCTGCTGGACGCGCTGCGCGAGCAGGGGGCCCATGCCACGTTCTTCCTGATCGACGATCACATCACCCCGGAGACCGCAGCGATCGTCAAGCGCATCGCTGACGAAGGGCACGCCATTGGCCTGCACAGCGGGACACGGGCCCAGATGATCGAGGATCCCGAGGCGCTCGCGGCGTGGCTCGACGACCGTGCCGACCGCATCGAGGCGATTGCCGGCGAGCCGCCCTGCCGGCTGTTCCGTCCACACGCCGGGTGGCGCAGCGGCACGATGTACGAGGGCCTTGAAGACGCGGGTTTCACGCTCGCCGGTTGGAGTTGGGGCATGTGGGACTGGGATTGGTGGCGTGAGCCGTCCGGCGACCACGTGGCCAGGAAGATCGTGAAGAAGGCGTCACCGGGCGACATCGTGGTGATTCACGACGGCCACCACAAGAATCCCCGGGCGGAGCGTCGGCATGCCGGTGAAACCGTGACCCGCCTGGCGCCGCTGCTCCGCCAGAAAGGGTTTCGGTTCGGCACGCTGTGCGACCCGGCCTCTAGCCGCACAGCAGAATAA